In one window of Arthrobacter pascens DNA:
- a CDS encoding SLC13 family permease, translated as MSAPVLSIIILAVMFLLATVLPLNMGALAFVGAFLLGSVVLGMSTNDILANFPGGLFLTIVGVTYLFAIAQNNGTIDLLVRGAVRLVGNKVALIPWVMFAITAVITAVGALSPAAVAIIAPIALSFAAKHKINPLMMGMMVIHGAQAGGFSPIAVYGVTVNGIIAKTELAASPMAIFLASLIFNFLIALVLFIVLGGSKLLATKAGRLVGHAAESRMAVSVGARAAGVTLQGSGSDISSASVSGAGTASGASSEGRTAGTESHGARASMPQLVTILGLIALAVISLGFKVDVGFVSITIAIVLALVSPAAQKGAVNKISWSTVLLICGMLTFVGVLEEAGTIKFVSGGVADLGMPLMAALLICYIGAVVSAFASSTAILAALIPLAVPFLATGQIGAVGVIAALAVSATIVDVSPFSTNGALVLANAPEDVDKEKFYKQILAYSGIVVIAGPVIAWLAMVVPGWM; from the coding sequence ATGTCCGCTCCCGTCCTTTCCATCATCATCCTGGCGGTGATGTTCCTGCTGGCCACGGTGCTGCCCCTCAACATGGGTGCCCTGGCCTTTGTGGGAGCTTTCCTGCTGGGCTCGGTCGTCCTTGGCATGTCAACCAATGACATCCTGGCCAATTTCCCCGGCGGTCTGTTCCTCACGATCGTTGGTGTCACCTACCTCTTCGCCATCGCCCAGAACAACGGAACCATCGACTTGCTGGTGCGAGGCGCCGTGCGGTTGGTGGGCAACAAAGTGGCCCTCATTCCCTGGGTCATGTTCGCCATTACCGCGGTGATCACCGCCGTCGGCGCACTGTCTCCCGCCGCCGTCGCCATCATCGCGCCGATCGCGCTGAGCTTCGCCGCCAAACACAAAATCAATCCGCTGATGATGGGCATGATGGTCATCCACGGCGCACAGGCCGGCGGCTTCTCCCCCATCGCCGTTTACGGGGTCACGGTCAACGGCATCATCGCCAAAACAGAACTCGCGGCGAGCCCCATGGCAATTTTCCTGGCCAGCCTGATCTTCAACTTCCTCATTGCCCTGGTTCTCTTCATCGTCCTCGGCGGCAGCAAGCTGCTCGCCACGAAAGCCGGTCGTCTCGTGGGCCACGCCGCGGAGTCGCGAATGGCCGTCAGCGTCGGGGCCCGCGCGGCGGGTGTCACGCTGCAAGGCTCCGGTTCGGACATCTCCTCCGCCTCCGTTTCCGGGGCGGGGACCGCTTCCGGCGCCTCGTCTGAGGGCCGGACAGCGGGGACTGAATCCCATGGCGCCCGCGCCAGCATGCCCCAGCTCGTCACCATCCTGGGCCTGATCGCCCTGGCCGTCATCTCGTTGGGATTCAAGGTCGACGTCGGATTCGTCTCGATCACCATCGCCATCGTTCTGGCACTTGTCTCCCCGGCCGCCCAGAAGGGGGCGGTGAACAAGATCAGTTGGTCCACCGTGCTGCTGATCTGCGGCATGCTGACCTTCGTCGGCGTCCTTGAGGAAGCTGGCACCATCAAATTCGTCTCCGGCGGGGTCGCGGATCTGGGCATGCCCCTCATGGCTGCCCTGCTGATCTGCTACATCGGTGCCGTAGTATCCGCCTTCGCCTCCTCCACTGCCATCCTCGCGGCCCTCATCCCGCTTGCTGTGCCGTTCCTTGCGACAGGCCAAATTGGGGCCGTCGGCGTCATCGCGGCGCTCGCAGTCTCCGCCACGATCGTGGACGTTTCACCTTTCTCAACGAACGGAGCCCTGGTGCTCGCCAACGCCCCTGAAGACGTGGACAAGGAGAAGTTCTACAAGCAGATCCTGGCCTACAGCGGCATCGTCGTCATCGCGGGTCCGGTTATCGCGTGGCTGGCGATGGTGGTCCCGGGCTGGATGTAG
- a CDS encoding aldehyde dehydrogenase family protein, giving the protein MTIQEFRTTASDLPDAVVNGRLFINGVWREASDGGTTAIINPATGEVAATVAASTTSDADAAVAAAKAAFEDGRWSGLSGRERSRILNKAAQLIRERAEELALTESTDVGKPITFARAVDVATAADQYEYVAALAQQLDGSVRETPLHAHAFTRREPLGVVVAITPFNFPLILSSTKIAAALAAGNSVVHKPAGDTPLSALLMAGILADAGVPAGVFNVVTGSGGTLGDHLVAHPDVSKVAFTGSTDVGRKVAALAGQNLRPVTAELGGNAANILFADADLDKAIGTVIGAFVFNSGQFCMGGPRLLVERPVYETVLGILKDAVAGVPVGDPTNPGTVVGPMASRKQLDKVSSYVEAAKAAGGEIIVGGGPLDLDGGFYYQPTVIAGLGNDAAAVQEEIFGPVLTVQPFDTEEEAIALANSTEYGLASGVQTSNISRAHRVSSKLDAGIVWVNSWALLDPAVPFGGVKNSGWGREYGPEALESYTRTKSVIIATD; this is encoded by the coding sequence ATGACTATCCAGGAGTTCCGGACGACGGCGTCCGACCTGCCGGACGCCGTCGTAAACGGCCGCTTGTTCATCAACGGCGTGTGGCGGGAGGCGTCCGACGGCGGCACGACGGCGATCATCAATCCCGCGACCGGCGAGGTGGCAGCAACGGTTGCAGCCAGCACGACGTCGGACGCCGATGCGGCAGTTGCCGCGGCCAAGGCAGCATTCGAGGACGGACGCTGGTCCGGCCTCAGCGGCCGCGAGCGGTCCCGGATCCTGAACAAGGCGGCGCAGCTGATCCGGGAGCGGGCCGAGGAACTGGCACTGACCGAAAGCACCGACGTCGGGAAGCCCATTACCTTCGCCCGGGCAGTGGACGTGGCGACGGCAGCGGACCAGTACGAATATGTGGCAGCCCTGGCGCAGCAGCTGGACGGCTCGGTCCGGGAAACGCCGCTGCACGCGCACGCCTTCACCCGGCGCGAGCCGCTGGGCGTGGTCGTGGCAATCACTCCTTTCAACTTTCCGCTGATCCTGTCCAGCACCAAGATTGCCGCTGCCCTGGCCGCTGGCAATTCAGTGGTCCACAAGCCGGCCGGTGACACGCCGTTGAGTGCGCTGCTCATGGCCGGGATCCTTGCCGATGCAGGCGTTCCCGCCGGTGTCTTCAACGTCGTGACGGGCTCAGGCGGAACGCTAGGCGACCATCTTGTGGCCCACCCGGATGTCAGCAAAGTGGCGTTCACCGGATCAACTGACGTGGGCCGGAAGGTGGCGGCGCTCGCAGGCCAGAACCTCCGGCCTGTCACCGCGGAGCTGGGTGGCAACGCCGCCAACATCCTCTTTGCGGATGCCGACCTGGACAAGGCAATCGGTACCGTCATCGGCGCCTTCGTCTTCAACTCCGGCCAGTTCTGCATGGGCGGTCCGCGGCTCCTGGTGGAACGGCCCGTCTACGAAACAGTCCTGGGCATCCTGAAGGACGCAGTCGCGGGCGTGCCGGTCGGTGATCCAACTAACCCGGGGACGGTGGTGGGGCCGATGGCCAGCAGGAAGCAGCTGGACAAAGTGAGCTCCTATGTGGAGGCAGCAAAGGCTGCAGGCGGCGAGATCATCGTGGGCGGGGGACCGCTGGACCTCGACGGCGGCTTCTACTACCAGCCGACAGTCATCGCCGGGCTGGGCAACGATGCGGCTGCCGTCCAGGAGGAAATCTTCGGTCCGGTCCTCACGGTTCAGCCGTTCGATACGGAAGAGGAAGCCATCGCGCTGGCTAACAGCACTGAGTACGGGCTCGCCTCAGGTGTCCAGACGTCGAACATCTCCCGCGCCCACCGGGTCTCCTCGAAGCTCGACGCCGGCATTGTCTGGGTGAACTCCTGGGCCTTGCTGGATCCGGCCGTGCCGTTTGGCGGGGTGAAGAATTCCGGCTGGGGGCGCGAGTACGGGCCTGAAGCCCTGGAATCCTACACCCGCACAAAGTCCGTCATTATCGCCACCGACTAG
- a CDS encoding NAD(P)-dependent alcohol dehydrogenase: protein MSLITEAAVVESAGGRFVIQPVLLDDLQPHEVLVDIKAAGLCHTDLSVAGGGLPFPLPGVLGHEGAGVVSAVGSAISRVAPGDTVILSFTSCGRCGNCRDGHPAYCDTWLPANLIGGARIDGSSPISRDGKALGGRFFGQSSFARQAVVDERSVVKVETTLPLELLSPLACGVQTGAGAVWNAIRPRPGSSLAVFGAGAVGLSAIMAAALSPAVTIIAVDMVPARLELARELGATHTIHASAVQDVPAEIRQITGGGADAAIEATGNTKVLEQAVFSTAARGQVVAVGAPAFGTTAAVDVNFIMPGRRVQGITLGDSETETLIPAIVALMEAGRFPVEKLISTYKLEDVNLAADDMKAGSAIKPVLVL, encoded by the coding sequence ATGTCACTCATCACTGAAGCAGCCGTTGTTGAATCGGCCGGTGGACGATTTGTCATCCAGCCGGTACTCCTGGATGACCTGCAGCCGCACGAAGTACTCGTCGACATCAAGGCCGCCGGACTCTGCCATACGGATCTGTCGGTTGCGGGAGGCGGACTCCCCTTCCCCCTCCCGGGGGTGCTCGGCCACGAGGGTGCCGGAGTGGTCTCAGCGGTCGGCTCAGCCATCAGCCGCGTTGCTCCAGGGGACACCGTCATCTTGTCCTTCACCTCCTGCGGCCGCTGCGGCAATTGCCGGGACGGACATCCGGCCTACTGCGACACGTGGCTCCCGGCGAACCTGATCGGCGGGGCCCGGATCGATGGAAGCTCACCCATATCCCGGGACGGCAAGGCCCTGGGCGGCCGCTTCTTCGGGCAGTCATCCTTCGCGCGGCAGGCTGTCGTGGACGAGCGGAGCGTGGTCAAGGTGGAAACAACACTTCCGCTTGAACTCCTCTCACCGCTGGCCTGCGGCGTACAGACCGGCGCGGGCGCCGTGTGGAACGCAATCCGGCCCAGGCCGGGCTCCAGCCTTGCCGTTTTCGGAGCAGGCGCTGTGGGTTTGTCCGCCATCATGGCAGCGGCGCTCAGCCCGGCCGTGACCATCATCGCCGTCGACATGGTTCCTGCGCGGCTGGAACTCGCACGGGAACTCGGGGCAACCCACACGATTCACGCGTCAGCGGTGCAGGACGTTCCCGCCGAGATCCGGCAGATCACCGGCGGCGGCGCGGACGCCGCAATCGAAGCCACAGGCAACACCAAGGTGCTGGAGCAGGCGGTCTTTTCGACGGCGGCGCGGGGTCAGGTGGTGGCAGTCGGCGCACCGGCGTTCGGGACAACGGCCGCAGTGGACGTCAACTTCATCATGCCCGGGCGGCGAGTACAGGGCATCACGCTGGGCGACAGTGAAACCGAAACGCTGATACCGGCGATCGTCGCGCTGATGGAAGCCGGCCGCTTTCCGGTGGAAAAGCTGATCAGCACCTACAAGCTTGAAGACGTTAACCTCGCAGCGGACGACATGAAGGCCGGCTCAGCCATCAAGCCCGTTCTGGTCCTTTAG
- a CDS encoding PadR family transcriptional regulator has protein sequence MSLRYALLALLSVEPMTGYDLSKRFESSVGHVWHAPDSQIYPELRRMEKDSLLTGEEVPWGPRATKTRYRITAAGTAAFREWMNTPLEYSRERDPVHLKAAYLEWASPESARAQMRAHIAYHEVRREQWENMIAELRSGTNIMLAKRLEVTPEEDRDRTVQFKIFTYEGLVARAATEIDWARRGLELIDLLDGGT, from the coding sequence ATGAGTCTTCGCTATGCGTTGTTGGCGCTCCTTTCTGTGGAGCCCATGACCGGCTATGACCTGTCCAAGAGGTTTGAGTCCTCGGTGGGACATGTCTGGCACGCACCCGACTCGCAGATCTACCCGGAACTGCGCCGAATGGAAAAGGACTCCCTGCTCACAGGGGAAGAGGTCCCCTGGGGCCCGCGGGCCACGAAGACCCGGTACCGGATCACGGCGGCGGGAACCGCGGCTTTCCGGGAATGGATGAACACCCCGCTGGAGTACTCACGGGAGCGTGATCCCGTGCACCTCAAGGCTGCCTACCTCGAATGGGCCTCGCCTGAATCAGCACGCGCGCAGATGAGGGCCCATATCGCCTATCATGAGGTGCGCCGGGAGCAGTGGGAAAACATGATCGCGGAGCTCCGCAGCGGGACCAACATCATGCTGGCGAAACGTCTCGAAGTGACCCCGGAAGAGGACCGCGATCGCACGGTGCAGTTCAAAATCTTCACCTACGAAGGGCTGGTCGCCCGGGCCGCGACCGAAATCGACTGGGCCCGCCGCGGCCTGGAGCTCATAGACCTTCTCGACGGCGGGACCTGA
- a CDS encoding CaiB/BaiF CoA transferase family protein, with translation MSTESMSPAEGPLSGYLVVDLSRALAGPHAGMMLADLGARVIKVENPGTGDDTRGWGPPFVGPDDDPQATYFLSCNRNKESIALDLKSDDGRSVLRELIGRADVVIENFRPGVLDRLGFPAAKMHALNPALVILSITGFGHDGPESWRSGYDQILQGEAGLMSLTGSGPDDPQRVGVPIADLLSGMYGAFGTLAALLQRERTGQGQIVRTSLLAALIGVHAFQGTRATVAGETPKAQGNHHPSIAPYGLFHCRQGRVQISVGSEKLWTTFASAFGIDAALPEFATNADRVRNREKVIEEVERVFSDIDAEPLLAKLNEAGIPAGKVRTLDEVYAWEQVRSQGLVIDVDHRILGNVSLPGPPLRFFSTSDTAETTLKAHTAPPLLDQDGEQIRQWLGLAPAGRTGKGASNGAVNGAANPGEEH, from the coding sequence ATGAGCACCGAATCCATGTCCCCAGCTGAAGGCCCCCTCTCGGGCTATCTCGTAGTGGACCTGAGCCGTGCCCTCGCCGGGCCCCACGCCGGAATGATGCTCGCTGACCTCGGCGCGCGGGTCATCAAGGTCGAAAACCCGGGAACCGGGGACGACACGCGGGGATGGGGGCCGCCCTTCGTCGGCCCTGACGACGATCCCCAGGCCACGTACTTCCTGTCCTGCAACCGCAACAAAGAGTCCATCGCGCTGGACTTGAAGAGCGACGACGGGCGCTCGGTGCTGCGCGAACTCATAGGACGCGCCGACGTGGTGATCGAGAACTTCCGCCCCGGCGTGCTGGACCGGCTGGGGTTCCCGGCCGCAAAAATGCATGCCCTGAACCCCGCCCTGGTCATCCTGTCGATCACCGGCTTCGGCCACGACGGGCCCGAATCCTGGCGCAGCGGCTACGACCAGATCCTCCAGGGCGAGGCGGGGCTCATGTCACTGACGGGGTCGGGCCCGGACGACCCCCAGCGGGTGGGAGTGCCCATTGCCGATCTGCTCTCCGGGATGTACGGGGCATTCGGCACCCTGGCAGCCTTGCTCCAGCGCGAACGGACGGGCCAGGGGCAGATCGTCCGGACGTCCCTGCTCGCGGCGCTGATCGGCGTCCATGCCTTTCAGGGCACCCGGGCCACCGTTGCGGGCGAGACTCCGAAGGCTCAGGGCAATCACCACCCATCCATCGCGCCCTACGGGCTTTTCCACTGCCGGCAGGGGCGCGTACAGATCAGCGTGGGCAGCGAGAAGCTATGGACCACGTTTGCCTCGGCCTTCGGGATTGACGCCGCCCTGCCGGAATTCGCGACGAACGCAGACCGGGTACGGAACCGGGAAAAGGTCATCGAAGAAGTGGAGCGCGTATTCTCCGACATCGACGCCGAACCGCTGCTCGCCAAACTGAACGAAGCCGGAATTCCGGCCGGCAAGGTGCGGACCCTGGACGAAGTCTACGCATGGGAGCAGGTCCGCTCCCAAGGCCTGGTGATCGACGTCGACCACCGAATCCTCGGCAATGTCAGCCTCCCCGGGCCCCCGCTGCGCTTCTTCAGCACCTCCGATACCGCCGAAACGACGCTCAAGGCCCATACGGCGCCGCCGCTGCTGGATCAGGACGGGGAACAGATCCGGCAATGGCTTGGACTGGCACCCGCCGGCCGGACCGGTAAAGGCGCAAGCAACGGCGCAGTTAACGGAGCTGCCAATCCAGGGGAAGAACATTGA
- a CDS encoding aromatic ring-hydroxylating dioxygenase subunit alpha, translating into MTAVRTQSSTTNKLPGYPLDAWYVAAWDKEVTRKPMSRKVAGRPLALYRAEDGKAVALADACWHRLAPLSMGKTLGQDRIQCPYHGIVYNSAGRCVSMPAQETINPSATVPSFPIVERYRYVWVWLGDPAKADPRLVPDMHQLDSPDWTGDGETIYAPCNFQLVLDNLMDLTHEEFIHSSSIGQEELSESDFVVTHDDETVTVARWMFNIDAPPFWLKNMRDRFPGFEGKVDRWQIITFRSPSVINIDVGVAKSGTGAFEGDRSQGVNGFVMNAITPESDKTCHYFWAFMRNYRLDSQLITTQLRDGVHGVFGEDEAMLAAQQAAIDANPDYEFYNLNIDAGGMWVRRLIERQLEAEGRLVPLA; encoded by the coding sequence GTGACAGCTGTGCGGACCCAGAGCTCCACAACGAACAAGCTCCCCGGGTACCCCCTGGATGCCTGGTACGTCGCAGCATGGGACAAGGAAGTCACACGTAAACCCATGTCCCGGAAGGTGGCAGGCCGTCCCCTGGCGCTCTACCGCGCTGAGGACGGCAAGGCTGTGGCCCTCGCGGACGCCTGCTGGCACAGGCTGGCACCGCTTTCGATGGGCAAGACCCTCGGCCAGGACAGGATCCAATGCCCCTACCACGGCATTGTCTACAACTCCGCGGGCCGCTGCGTGTCAATGCCCGCTCAGGAAACGATCAACCCGAGCGCCACGGTGCCCTCATTCCCGATAGTCGAGCGCTACCGGTACGTCTGGGTGTGGCTTGGTGACCCCGCCAAGGCCGACCCTCGGCTCGTCCCGGACATGCACCAGCTCGACTCCCCGGATTGGACCGGCGACGGGGAAACGATCTACGCCCCGTGCAACTTTCAGCTGGTCCTGGATAACCTCATGGACCTCACGCACGAGGAATTCATCCACTCCTCCTCAATCGGCCAGGAAGAACTCAGCGAATCCGACTTTGTGGTCACGCATGATGATGAGACCGTGACAGTGGCGCGCTGGATGTTCAACATTGATGCACCGCCGTTCTGGCTGAAGAACATGAGGGACAGGTTCCCGGGTTTTGAGGGCAAGGTGGACCGCTGGCAGATCATCACCTTCCGTTCCCCCTCTGTCATCAACATTGATGTCGGGGTGGCCAAATCCGGGACGGGGGCTTTTGAGGGCGACCGGAGCCAGGGCGTCAACGGCTTCGTCATGAATGCCATCACGCCGGAAAGCGACAAGACCTGCCATTATTTCTGGGCGTTCATGCGTAACTACCGCCTGGACAGCCAGCTGATCACCACCCAGCTGCGCGACGGCGTGCACGGCGTCTTCGGCGAAGACGAGGCAATGCTTGCCGCGCAGCAGGCGGCCATCGATGCCAACCCGGACTACGAGTTCTACAACCTGAACATCGATGCCGGCGGCATGTGGGTGCGGCGCCTCATCGAACGCCAACTCGAGGCCGAAGGCCGCCTGGTTCCCCTCGCGTAG
- a CDS encoding PDR/VanB family oxidoreductase, protein MAASNIEVWQLGTVVETVNIATDIQRLVLEPSMPRKAEPGSHIDVMVSIDGHEDRRSYSVVESSPDGRRLVISVLEAPLSRGGSRFIHSLRPGDELQMTQPLQNFPLRVGAERYMLLAGGIGITAMMNMAAVLKNLGAQYTFAYAGRTRRAMAYLRELQEMHGRSLAVHVDDEGTSLDVNALVAQADEGTELYMCGPIRLMDAVRRAWAERGLSFPNLRYETFGNSGWHDPEEFVVKVPRLNLEVKVGQGRSMLEALEDAGADMMFDCRKGECGLCEVRILQLEGSIDHRDVFYSARQKRAAERMACCVSRAVTSKAGLPAGASGDGLAVVTIEVT, encoded by the coding sequence ATGGCAGCATCCAACATAGAGGTCTGGCAACTGGGAACAGTTGTTGAGACGGTCAACATCGCCACAGACATCCAGCGGCTGGTCCTGGAACCATCCATGCCCAGGAAAGCGGAGCCGGGCTCGCATATCGACGTGATGGTCAGCATCGATGGCCACGAGGACAGGCGTTCCTATTCAGTGGTGGAATCCAGTCCTGATGGCAGGAGGCTGGTCATCAGCGTCCTGGAGGCGCCGCTCTCGCGCGGGGGCTCCAGGTTCATTCATTCACTGAGGCCGGGCGATGAACTGCAGATGACCCAGCCCCTGCAGAACTTCCCGCTTCGGGTTGGAGCAGAACGATACATGCTGCTGGCCGGCGGCATCGGCATCACGGCCATGATGAACATGGCGGCGGTTCTGAAAAACCTCGGCGCCCAATACACCTTCGCCTATGCCGGTCGCACCCGCCGGGCCATGGCCTACCTGCGCGAGCTGCAGGAAATGCATGGCCGGAGCCTGGCAGTCCATGTGGACGACGAAGGCACGTCATTGGATGTGAACGCCTTGGTCGCACAAGCGGACGAGGGCACCGAGCTGTACATGTGCGGACCCATCCGCCTCATGGATGCCGTCCGCCGTGCCTGGGCGGAGCGTGGCCTGAGCTTCCCCAACTTGCGGTACGAGACTTTCGGCAACAGCGGCTGGCACGACCCGGAGGAGTTTGTCGTGAAGGTGCCACGCCTGAATCTTGAAGTGAAGGTCGGCCAGGGCAGATCAATGCTCGAGGCTCTTGAAGATGCCGGCGCCGACATGATGTTCGACTGCCGCAAGGGTGAGTGCGGCCTGTGCGAGGTGCGGATCCTCCAGCTCGAAGGCAGCATCGACCATCGCGATGTGTTTTACAGTGCGAGACAGAAAAGGGCCGCGGAAAGAATGGCTTGCTGCGTCTCCCGGGCCGTCACCTCCAAGGCAGGGCTGCCGGCTGGTGCATCTGGTGACGGACTTGCGGTCGTCACCATCGAAGTCACCTAG
- a CDS encoding FadR/GntR family transcriptional regulator → MPKKTATHHISRVSRPRLYEQLVEQLMEFIEAAQLGPGDTLPAERDLAERLGVSRATLAQALVALEVLGVIDVQHGTGAVLVYRPNVPSVIKGLREHRSRLPEIVEARSTLEVKLAELAAARRTDADMRAIDKALDAMAEEVASGAKGAHGDELFHQAVTAAAHSAVLAQLMSFIAGMILETRLESLGQPGRPEQSLASHRRIADAIRQQNPEAASAAMLEHIDLVSDVALLK, encoded by the coding sequence ATGCCAAAGAAGACAGCCACGCATCACATCTCCCGGGTCTCGCGGCCAAGGCTTTACGAGCAGCTGGTGGAGCAGCTCATGGAGTTCATCGAGGCCGCGCAGCTGGGCCCGGGGGACACTCTTCCGGCTGAGCGCGACCTGGCTGAACGGCTGGGCGTCTCGCGGGCGACGCTGGCCCAGGCCCTTGTTGCCTTGGAAGTCCTCGGCGTGATTGATGTCCAGCATGGAACGGGAGCAGTGCTTGTCTACCGGCCCAACGTTCCATCCGTGATCAAGGGCCTGCGCGAGCACCGCAGCCGGCTCCCGGAGATTGTCGAAGCGCGAAGCACCCTCGAGGTCAAGCTCGCTGAGCTCGCCGCCGCCAGGCGGACGGACGCGGACATGAGGGCCATCGACAAGGCGCTGGACGCCATGGCCGAAGAAGTGGCTTCAGGCGCCAAGGGTGCGCATGGCGACGAACTGTTCCACCAGGCCGTCACGGCCGCGGCGCACTCCGCAGTGCTGGCGCAGCTCATGTCGTTCATTGCCGGAATGATCCTGGAAACCCGCCTCGAATCGCTCGGGCAGCCCGGCCGGCCGGAGCAGTCACTGGCCTCGCACCGCAGGATCGCCGATGCCATCCGCCAGCAAAACCCCGAGGCTGCCTCTGCGGCCATGCTGGAGCACATCGATCTCGTGTCTGATGTCGCCCTGCTGAAATAA
- a CDS encoding DUF4193 domain-containing protein: MATDYDAPRKTEEDSPAESLEALQASRAGSAQTAVIDVDENDTAEGIDLPGADLSNEELTVIVVPEQSDEFTCSSCFLVRHRSQVAREKNGMKYCRECEG; this comes from the coding sequence ATGGCTACCGATTACGACGCTCCACGTAAGACAGAAGAAGATTCTCCCGCGGAATCGCTGGAGGCTCTTCAGGCATCCCGCGCGGGCAGCGCCCAGACTGCAGTGATCGACGTCGACGAGAACGATACTGCTGAAGGCATCGACCTCCCGGGCGCTGATCTCTCAAACGAAGAACTGACGGTCATTGTCGTTCCCGAGCAATCCGATGAATTCACCTGTTCGTCCTGCTTCCTGGTCCGCCACCGGTCCCAGGTTGCCAGGGAAAAGAACGGTATGAAGTACTGCCGCGAATGCGAAGGATAA
- a CDS encoding AraC family transcriptional regulator, with translation MAVSVADGGSTSTQGRVAARSSIPDEAMEIGGRVWYPHDLAFGRSVADFQWRLKAVSLEGLTVGMLEYGMPVKITTGELEDAYQVNFPLFGRIRFSQGNRVVVGSAATAAIHGPVQATSIQGWSEPTQMLGLKIPAALMHQELEALLGRSPRQPLEFEGSFDLTSHRGKEWRSAVDLLVASLRSPDSLLSTPLVARAAVQYAVRGLLLSAPNNFSEELAGAVETVGSASVRRAVDFMEANAHLPLTLESVAADACVSPRALQQGFRAHLDSTPMEHLRGIRLRKVRSELLSGTASTRINEVAARWGFPHAGRFAIRYAKTFGEHPSQTLKRITGN, from the coding sequence ATGGCAGTTTCGGTAGCCGACGGCGGCTCAACCTCGACGCAAGGACGCGTTGCGGCGCGCAGCAGCATTCCGGACGAAGCAATGGAAATCGGCGGACGTGTCTGGTATCCGCACGATCTGGCTTTCGGGAGATCCGTTGCTGATTTCCAGTGGCGGCTCAAAGCGGTGAGCCTGGAGGGGCTGACCGTAGGGATGCTCGAGTACGGCATGCCAGTGAAGATCACCACCGGGGAACTGGAAGACGCCTACCAGGTCAATTTTCCGCTCTTCGGCAGGATACGTTTTTCGCAGGGCAACCGCGTGGTGGTGGGCAGCGCTGCCACCGCAGCCATCCACGGCCCCGTTCAGGCCACGAGCATCCAGGGGTGGTCCGAACCGACGCAGATGCTGGGCCTGAAGATCCCCGCCGCCCTGATGCACCAGGAACTTGAAGCACTCCTGGGCCGCTCTCCCCGGCAGCCTTTGGAGTTCGAAGGCTCATTTGACCTCACGTCCCACCGCGGCAAGGAGTGGCGCTCGGCGGTAGACCTGCTTGTCGCCAGCCTGCGCAGTCCGGACTCGCTGCTGTCCACGCCCCTGGTGGCCCGGGCCGCTGTCCAGTACGCAGTCCGCGGCCTGCTGCTGTCGGCGCCCAATAACTTCAGCGAAGAACTGGCCGGGGCCGTAGAGACAGTGGGGTCCGCCTCTGTCCGGCGCGCCGTCGACTTCATGGAGGCCAACGCGCACCTCCCGCTCACCCTCGAAAGTGTGGCCGCGGATGCCTGCGTCAGCCCGAGGGCGCTCCAACAGGGCTTCCGCGCGCATCTCGACTCCACGCCAATGGAGCACCTTCGCGGCATCCGTCTCCGCAAGGTCCGGAGCGAACTGCTGTCCGGCACCGCATCCACGCGGATCAACGAGGTGGCAGCACGCTGGGGATTCCCGCACGCCGGCAGGTTCGCTATCCGCTATGCGAAGACTTTCGGCGAGCACCCGTCTCAAACCTTGAAGCGGATAACCGGAAACTGA